One genomic window of Lentisphaera araneosa HTCC2155 includes the following:
- a CDS encoding DOPA 4,5-dioxygenase family protein gives MKKHLYIKCNYIHRSTMNSSPRPINNYESYHAHVYFNDSTESLAQQIYTSIDKEFNFDLGRIHLKPVGPHTQWMFQVAFTANDFETFINWLESNRQDLSILIHPLSGDNYQDHSEHAQWLGQKLELDLKIFEH, from the coding sequence ATGAAAAAACATCTCTATATTAAATGTAATTACATTCATAGGTCAACAATGAACTCTTCTCCACGTCCCATTAACAACTACGAAAGTTATCACGCTCACGTCTATTTTAACGATAGTACGGAAAGCTTAGCTCAGCAGATTTATACGAGTATTGATAAAGAATTTAATTTTGATTTGGGAAGAATTCACCTTAAACCCGTTGGGCCCCATACTCAATGGATGTTCCAAGTTGCGTTTACCGCAAATGACTTTGAGACCTTCATCAACTGGCTCGAATCAAATCGCCAAGATTTATCTATCTTAATTCATCCCCTCTCCGGAGATAACTACCAAGACCATAGCGAACACGCCCAATGGCTCGGGCAGAAACTAGAGCTCGATTTGAAAATTTTTGAGCATTAG